One region of Sulfuriroseicoccus oceanibius genomic DNA includes:
- a CDS encoding glutamate--tRNA ligase, producing MIRTRFAPSPTGYLHVGGARTALFNWLYARKHGAEGKFILRVEDTDDERNTEEAFAAIFEGMAWLGLDWDEGPDKGGDYGPYCQSQRKEIYDRYFEKLVEAGRVYEDEGAWRFRFKREPITVHDEVAGDVTIDYRDTSNTPDMVVKRSNGGYVFHFVNVVDDIEMKITHVIRGDDHLSNTHKHVQLYEAFGVEPPIFAHTPLILNDNGSKMSKRDEGASVRSYIEGGFLPEAVINFLSLLGWSPKIEDEVLPLSEIVERFGFDGINRKSAVFDLDKCRWFNQQYLQQADAAKVLDLILPALESAGIPTDDRDLLISILDLVREKVRLTSELPEWFGYFFGSTATLADDAKAKAFGKEGQLETAAAIVGALESIDATEWDADHIKPALNALAGELGTKMGKLMFPLRVLTTGKAGGPDLMPLIEILGKETTLARAISVLEQAKG from the coding sequence ATGATCCGTACCCGATTCGCACCCAGCCCAACCGGCTACCTCCACGTGGGCGGCGCACGCACCGCGCTCTTCAACTGGCTCTACGCCCGCAAACACGGCGCAGAGGGCAAGTTCATCCTGCGCGTGGAAGACACCGACGACGAACGCAACACCGAAGAAGCATTCGCAGCGATCTTCGAGGGCATGGCGTGGCTCGGCCTCGACTGGGATGAAGGTCCGGACAAAGGAGGCGACTACGGCCCGTACTGCCAGTCGCAGCGCAAGGAGATCTACGACCGCTATTTCGAAAAACTCGTCGAGGCAGGCCGCGTCTACGAAGACGAGGGCGCCTGGCGCTTCCGCTTCAAGCGCGAGCCAATCACCGTCCACGACGAAGTCGCAGGCGACGTCACCATCGACTACCGCGATACATCCAACACACCGGACATGGTCGTCAAACGCAGCAACGGCGGCTACGTTTTCCACTTCGTCAACGTGGTGGACGACATCGAAATGAAGATCACCCACGTGATCCGTGGCGACGACCACTTGAGCAACACGCACAAGCACGTTCAGCTCTATGAGGCATTCGGAGTCGAACCTCCAATCTTCGCCCACACCCCGCTCATCTTGAACGACAATGGATCAAAGATGTCGAAGCGCGATGAGGGTGCATCGGTCCGCAGTTATATCGAAGGTGGATTCCTTCCTGAGGCGGTGATCAACTTCCTCTCGCTGCTGGGCTGGTCGCCTAAGATCGAAGACGAAGTACTCCCATTGAGCGAAATCGTCGAGCGCTTCGGATTCGATGGAATCAACCGTAAGAGCGCGGTCTTCGATTTGGACAAATGCCGTTGGTTCAACCAGCAGTACCTCCAGCAAGCAGACGCCGCAAAAGTCCTCGACCTCATCTTGCCTGCACTCGAAAGCGCCGGAATCCCGACCGACGACCGCGACCTCCTCATCAGCATCCTCGACCTCGTACGCGAGAAAGTCCGCCTTACCAGCGAACTACCTGAATGGTTCGGCTACTTCTTCGGCAGCACCGCAACGCTCGCCGACGACGCCAAGGCCAAAGCCTTCGGCAAAGAAGGACAACTCGAAACAGCAGCAGCCATCGTCGGCGCACTCGAATCCATCGACGCGACCGAATGGGATGCCGACCACATCAAGCCAGCACTCAACGCATTGGCAGGTGAACTCGGCACCAAGATGGGCAAGCTCATGTTCCCACTGCGCGTGCTCACCACCGGCAAAGCAGGAGGTCCTGACCTGATGCCTCTCATCGAGATCCTCGGCAAAGAAACCACCCTCGCCCGCGCCATCAGCGTGCTCGAGCAAGCCAAAGGCTAA
- a CDS encoding LptA/OstA family protein, whose product MMKRMIRQAALVAAVTLGAAFVGVTHAETPIQITSEGGASISTETNTLTYMENVVFFHADQNLKVTCDRLEIVQAKAPAADEAKEEGETEEGAEGGEEREAQIETAIAIGNVVITKVDADGNEKIGKCERAVFDAKTNNVTMSGSPSLLDRKNLISAAKPSTVFILKESGEHQFKGPIKTRFVGNDDAN is encoded by the coding sequence ATGATGAAAAGAATGATCCGACAGGCGGCCTTGGTCGCGGCAGTGACTTTGGGCGCGGCTTTCGTGGGCGTGACGCACGCGGAAACTCCGATCCAGATCACCTCCGAGGGAGGCGCCTCGATTAGCACGGAGACCAACACGTTGACCTACATGGAGAACGTGGTCTTCTTCCACGCGGATCAGAACCTCAAGGTCACCTGTGATCGATTGGAGATTGTTCAGGCCAAAGCGCCCGCGGCTGATGAAGCCAAGGAAGAGGGCGAGACCGAAGAAGGCGCTGAAGGCGGCGAGGAACGCGAGGCTCAGATTGAGACCGCAATCGCCATTGGCAACGTGGTGATCACCAAAGTGGACGCCGACGGCAATGAGAAGATCGGAAAGTGCGAGCGTGCGGTTTTTGATGCAAAGACCAACAACGTGACCATGAGCGGAAGCCCGAGTTTGCTTGACCGCAAGAACCTGATCAGCGCGGCGAAGCCGAGCACCGTGTTCATCCTCAAAGAGAGCGGTGAGCATCAGTTCAAGGGGCCGATCAAGACACGTTTCGTGGGCAACGACGATGCGAACTAA
- the lptB gene encoding LPS export ABC transporter ATP-binding protein, which translates to MEDKDYLLYTEGLKKVYDGRAVVNGVDINVKHGEIVGLLGPNGAGKTTTFYMVVGLVPPNGGRVVFNGNEVTTDPMYMRGRMGMGYLPQEESIFRKLTVRQNIMAVMETRTDLSKSEREDRCQALLERFGIQKLANSVALTLSGGEKRRLTIARSLVTEPKLLMLDEPFSGVDPIAVSEIQEIIRDLREGGLAILITDHNVRETLNIVDRAYLIFEGKVIREGTQDFLINDPLSRELYLGERFSM; encoded by the coding sequence GTGGAAGACAAAGATTACCTGCTCTATACCGAAGGCCTGAAGAAGGTTTACGACGGACGCGCCGTGGTCAACGGGGTGGACATCAACGTGAAGCACGGGGAGATTGTCGGATTGCTGGGGCCGAATGGTGCTGGTAAGACGACGACGTTCTATATGGTCGTGGGGTTGGTGCCTCCGAATGGCGGGCGCGTGGTCTTCAATGGCAATGAGGTGACGACCGACCCCATGTACATGCGCGGCCGCATGGGCATGGGCTATCTGCCGCAGGAAGAGTCGATTTTCCGCAAGTTGACCGTGCGCCAGAACATCATGGCCGTGATGGAAACGCGGACGGATTTGAGCAAGTCCGAGAGGGAAGACCGCTGCCAGGCGCTGCTCGAGCGCTTTGGCATTCAGAAGTTGGCCAATAGTGTGGCCCTGACCCTGAGTGGTGGTGAGAAGCGCCGCTTGACGATTGCGCGATCGCTGGTGACCGAGCCGAAGTTGTTGATGCTCGACGAGCCATTCTCCGGGGTGGACCCGATTGCCGTGAGTGAGATCCAGGAGATCATCCGTGACCTGCGTGAGGGCGGGTTGGCGATTTTAATTACAGATCATAATGTTCGGGAAACATTAAATATCGTCGACCGCGCTTACTTGATATTCGAGGGCAAAGTGATCCGAGAAGGCACCCAGGACTTCTTAATTAACGATCCGCTCAGTCGAGAGTTGTATCTCGGGGAGCGATTTAGTATGTAA
- a CDS encoding cytochrome c biogenesis protein ResB, with translation MGIPRKSALGQVAAFFASLRLNITLLFFAIVLVFFGTWAQKDVGIWEVQQHYFRSFITYYDFTSGGVVDELTGDYIPKTVRFRLFMPGGYLIGGLLLINLIMAPIIHFKLSWKKLGIHLIHLGIVFLMLGELFTGLTAVESRMTINEGETVNFSEVSVPIKEELALVDVTDPTREKHYVANRGMLKIGASIPLADSGITAKIEDHYENAIVAMRANAPAGFAAPKATTGLGANFSYRPINYNSREDGNPPNHPAALVTLTETATQRELGTYFLSTSWTGADVIQLGDRTFTLRLRPRRVYMPFSVTLDDFQFNRYPGSDIAKDFSSHVRITTDEDREGQAHRIWMNHPLRTNGFTLFQHSFGQQETTTFLQVVENPVWSFPYIGTIVVSIGMLWQFGYSLNRFASKSSNRKSKATAA, from the coding sequence ATGGGAATCCCCCGCAAATCCGCTCTCGGTCAGGTCGCCGCGTTCTTCGCATCGCTGCGCCTGAATATCACCCTCCTCTTCTTCGCCATCGTGCTCGTCTTCTTCGGCACGTGGGCGCAGAAAGACGTCGGCATCTGGGAAGTGCAGCAGCACTACTTCCGCAGCTTCATCACGTACTACGACTTCACCAGTGGTGGCGTGGTCGATGAGCTCACCGGCGACTACATCCCGAAAACCGTTCGCTTCCGGCTCTTCATGCCGGGCGGCTACCTCATTGGCGGGTTGTTGCTGATCAACCTGATCATGGCGCCGATCATCCACTTCAAGTTGTCGTGGAAAAAGCTCGGCATCCACCTGATCCACCTCGGGATTGTCTTCCTCATGCTAGGCGAGCTCTTCACCGGTCTCACCGCCGTCGAGTCCCGCATGACCATCAACGAAGGCGAAACAGTCAACTTCTCGGAAGTCAGCGTCCCGATCAAAGAAGAACTCGCTCTGGTCGACGTCACCGACCCAACCCGCGAAAAACACTATGTCGCCAACCGCGGCATGCTGAAAATCGGTGCCTCGATCCCACTCGCGGATTCCGGCATCACCGCGAAAATCGAAGACCACTACGAGAACGCGATCGTCGCCATGCGCGCCAACGCACCCGCCGGCTTCGCCGCACCAAAAGCCACCACCGGTCTCGGTGCCAACTTCTCGTACCGGCCAATCAATTACAACTCACGCGAAGACGGCAACCCACCCAACCATCCGGCCGCTCTCGTCACCCTGACGGAAACCGCCACCCAGCGTGAACTCGGCACTTACTTCCTCTCAACCTCATGGACCGGTGCCGACGTGATCCAACTCGGCGACCGCACGTTCACCCTGCGCCTGCGCCCGCGCCGCGTCTACATGCCGTTCAGCGTCACGCTCGACGACTTCCAGTTCAACCGCTACCCAGGCAGCGACATCGCCAAGGACTTCAGCTCCCACGTCCGCATCACCACGGACGAGGACCGCGAAGGACAGGCCCACCGCATCTGGATGAACCACCCGCTGCGCACCAATGGGTTCACGCTCTTCCAACACAGCTTCGGACAACAGGAAACCACCACCTTCCTGCAGGTCGTGGAGAACCCGGTTTGGTCGTTCCCTTACATCGGCACCATCGTTGTCAGCATCGGCATGCTGTGGCAGTTCGGCTACTCGCTGAACCGCTTCGCCAGCAAGTCGTCCAACCGCAAATCCAAAGCCACCGCAGCCTAA
- a CDS encoding IS256 family transposase has product MTPRPDKTTTPQLKSILAEQEDFLRPLVQKLMQEMLEEEMNETLQAVKSERSDRRRGYRSGSYQRSLLTRVGRIELRVPQDRDGLFSTEIFDRYQRSEKALVSTLIEMYVQGVSTRKVAQITEELCGHRVSASVVSRLNKTLDEELENFARRKLNHAYPYLILDARYEKVRENGVVRSQAVLIAIGISWDGRREVLATELDQRESGSSWKNFLLQLKQRGLTGVEFCVTDNHAGLRRAISEVLPEALWQRCYVHFLRNALDHLPRKHDDDCCTELRWIYDRRDINEARQDLRAWLAKWGGKYHKLCDWVESEIEETLTFYRLPREHHKHLKSTNMLERLNEEIKRRTHIIRTFPNQAAAQRLIRAVTHQVHEQWIDQHRYLNMDHLKEAQKLSLTSNQTSAA; this is encoded by the coding sequence ATGACCCCACGACCAGATAAGACCACAACGCCGCAGTTGAAAAGTATTCTTGCCGAGCAGGAAGATTTTCTGAGGCCCTTGGTTCAGAAATTGATGCAGGAGATGCTCGAAGAAGAAATGAACGAGACACTCCAGGCGGTAAAATCAGAACGCAGCGACAGACGCCGAGGTTATCGCAGCGGCAGTTATCAACGCAGTCTCCTGACACGGGTAGGAAGGATCGAGCTGCGCGTCCCTCAAGATCGCGACGGACTCTTCAGCACCGAGATCTTCGATCGCTATCAACGCAGCGAGAAGGCTTTGGTAAGCACCCTGATCGAAATGTACGTGCAGGGCGTCTCGACACGTAAAGTCGCGCAGATCACCGAGGAGCTCTGCGGTCACCGGGTCAGCGCCAGTGTGGTAAGCAGGCTGAACAAAACGTTGGACGAAGAGCTTGAGAACTTTGCCCGACGCAAGCTCAACCACGCTTATCCTTACCTCATCCTGGATGCCCGCTACGAAAAGGTTCGAGAGAACGGCGTGGTGCGCAGCCAGGCTGTGTTGATCGCCATTGGCATCAGTTGGGATGGCCGACGGGAGGTCCTTGCTACCGAGCTCGATCAAAGGGAAAGCGGAAGCAGCTGGAAGAACTTCCTACTTCAACTCAAGCAACGCGGACTGACGGGTGTTGAGTTCTGCGTGACTGATAACCATGCCGGCCTGCGACGAGCTATCAGCGAAGTGCTTCCCGAGGCGCTGTGGCAACGCTGCTACGTCCACTTCCTTCGCAACGCTCTTGATCATCTACCTCGCAAGCATGACGACGACTGCTGCACCGAGCTGCGCTGGATCTATGACCGTCGAGACATCAATGAAGCGCGTCAGGATCTGCGGGCATGGTTGGCGAAGTGGGGAGGCAAATACCACAAGCTCTGTGACTGGGTCGAAAGTGAGATCGAAGAAACGCTCACCTTTTATCGACTTCCCAGAGAGCATCACAAGCATCTCAAAAGCACGAATATGCTCGAGCGACTCAATGAGGAGATTAAGCGTCGTACGCACATTATCCGAACCTTCCCCAACCAGGCTGCAGCCCAACGTTTAATCCGGGCTGTCACGCATCAAGTCCATGAGCAGTGGATCGATCAACACCGCTACCTGAACATGGATCACCTCAAAGAAGCCCAAAAGCTCAGCCTTACTTCAAATCAAACGTCCGCAGCCTGA
- a CDS encoding beta-N-acetylhexosaminidase: protein MNLRSTTMMGLLCAAGVLAPLQAADVSVIPQPVQVAELSGAPFAVTAETKLTFSAEGAREAAELLAESLRTPTGLELVVGQADAAAAGAVHFELVKMDGLDPEAYQLVVENGGVVIKAGAAAGLINGVQTFRQLLPNEVFAQAKADGVEWSVPAVKIFDEPGYEWRGMMLDVSRYFLTKEYVMRYIDMMAAHKMNVLHWHLIDDCGWRLEIKKYPKLTEIGAWRGEGDQRHGGFYTHEDVREVVEYARKRNVTVVPEIEMPAHTLSALVAYPELGCFGKQFTMPTKHSISPEIYCVGKETTWKFLEDVMAEVAELFPAEYVHIGGDEAKYDRWNQCPDCQGRVKEEGLKNSHELQGWATDRLGEILKKHNKRIIGWAEVLDCGVASDTGIMAWNNPNHVKNGAANGHPVVSSLVRHTYFDTPESKLPGEKPGARWTPPVSLSDAYNWNPTPAGLTKEQEKNILGVNGCIWTDMFLHAPQLTDRPDEGTTRSEAYVDYLSLPRMSALAEVGWTPTDKRDYQDFLERMSSHYLRYQQAGYNFRLPVPSMQVRRMPDGALEVAGSSPIDGGAVHYTLDGSQPDANSPTLDGKVSAPKDAQVKAVTVAADGMTSLVYTFTDQVSKFAKYGTQIGEWKSGQVGDRKPKEVIFDATGLIDRNGTYVVTFLYTGGRQRLDIDGIEIVRNDVDSMGKDIHHGFTGGQAKNNEYTVKVDGYETGASFKVKALIYGDEGSDSNGVVLIRRKED, encoded by the coding sequence ATGAATTTACGATCCACCACGATGATGGGGCTGCTGTGCGCGGCCGGAGTATTGGCACCGCTGCAGGCGGCGGATGTGTCCGTGATCCCGCAACCGGTGCAGGTTGCCGAGCTGTCCGGCGCTCCCTTTGCTGTAACTGCTGAGACCAAGCTGACCTTTTCGGCTGAGGGTGCCCGCGAGGCTGCCGAGTTGTTGGCCGAGAGTTTGCGCACGCCGACCGGTCTTGAGCTGGTGGTCGGGCAAGCGGATGCTGCGGCAGCCGGTGCGGTGCACTTTGAACTGGTGAAGATGGACGGTCTCGACCCCGAGGCGTATCAGTTGGTGGTGGAGAATGGCGGAGTGGTGATCAAGGCGGGTGCTGCCGCGGGATTGATCAATGGCGTGCAGACGTTCCGTCAGTTGTTGCCGAACGAAGTGTTTGCTCAGGCAAAGGCGGACGGTGTCGAGTGGTCGGTGCCGGCGGTGAAGATTTTCGACGAGCCGGGCTACGAGTGGCGCGGGATGATGCTCGACGTGTCGCGTTACTTCCTGACCAAGGAGTATGTGATGCGTTACATCGACATGATGGCGGCTCATAAAATGAACGTGCTCCATTGGCACCTCATCGACGACTGCGGCTGGCGTCTGGAGATCAAGAAGTATCCCAAGCTGACGGAGATCGGTGCTTGGCGCGGTGAAGGGGACCAGCGTCACGGTGGGTTTTACACCCACGAGGATGTGCGCGAGGTGGTCGAGTATGCCCGCAAGCGTAACGTGACGGTGGTGCCGGAGATTGAGATGCCGGCGCACACATTGTCGGCGCTGGTGGCTTATCCGGAGCTGGGTTGCTTTGGCAAGCAGTTCACGATGCCGACCAAGCACTCGATCTCGCCTGAGATCTACTGCGTGGGCAAAGAGACGACCTGGAAGTTTTTGGAAGATGTGATGGCTGAAGTGGCCGAGCTCTTCCCTGCGGAGTACGTCCACATCGGCGGCGATGAGGCGAAGTATGACCGCTGGAACCAGTGCCCGGATTGCCAGGGGCGGGTGAAAGAAGAAGGGCTGAAGAATTCACACGAGCTCCAAGGCTGGGCGACCGACCGCCTCGGCGAGATCCTGAAAAAGCACAACAAGCGCATCATCGGCTGGGCCGAGGTGCTCGACTGCGGTGTGGCGAGCGACACCGGAATCATGGCGTGGAACAATCCAAACCACGTGAAGAACGGAGCCGCGAATGGTCACCCTGTGGTTTCGTCGTTGGTGCGCCACACGTACTTCGACACGCCGGAGAGTAAGTTGCCAGGCGAAAAGCCGGGTGCCCGCTGGACCCCGCCGGTCTCGCTTTCCGACGCCTATAACTGGAACCCGACTCCCGCTGGTCTGACCAAGGAGCAGGAGAAGAACATCCTCGGCGTCAATGGCTGCATCTGGACTGATATGTTCCTGCACGCCCCACAGCTTACCGATCGCCCAGACGAAGGGACGACGCGCTCCGAAGCGTACGTTGATTATCTCAGCCTGCCGCGGATGTCGGCGCTGGCCGAGGTGGGGTGGACGCCGACGGACAAGCGCGACTACCAGGATTTCCTCGAGCGCATGAGCAGCCACTACCTGCGCTATCAGCAAGCGGGGTATAACTTCCGCCTGCCGGTGCCAAGCATGCAGGTGCGTCGGATGCCGGATGGGGCGCTTGAGGTGGCCGGAAGCTCGCCGATTGACGGTGGCGCGGTGCACTACACGCTCGACGGCAGCCAGCCGGATGCGAACTCGCCAACGCTGGATGGTAAAGTGAGCGCGCCAAAGGATGCGCAGGTGAAAGCCGTGACCGTTGCAGCCGACGGCATGACCAGCCTCGTCTATACCTTCACCGACCAGGTCAGCAAGTTTGCCAAATACGGCACGCAGATTGGTGAGTGGAAGTCGGGGCAGGTCGGTGATCGCAAGCCGAAGGAAGTCATCTTTGACGCCACCGGACTGATCGACCGCAATGGCACGTATGTCGTGACGTTCCTCTACACTGGCGGAAGGCAGCGTCTGGATATCGATGGCATCGAGATCGTGCGCAACGACGTCGACTCGATGGGTAAAGACATCCACCACGGGTTCACTGGAGGGCAGGCCAAGAACAACGAGTACACCGTGAAAGTCGATGGTTACGAGACCGGGGCTTCGTTCAAGGTAAAGGCGCTGATCTACGGCGACGAAGGCAGCGACTCGAATGGTGTCGTGCTCATCCGCCGCAAGGAGGACTAA
- a CDS encoding L-serine ammonia-lyase has product MYISVFELFSIGIGPSSSHTVGPMRAAVRFLGGLAEGGLTDQVARVRVDLYGSLALTGKGHGTDTAVLMGLEGSEPETIDPRGVPEREERIRTECTLKLGGERKVLFNPKTDLQFLREEVLDAHPNGMRFIALDGEGAELFAETYYSVGGGFVVREDELETVEESEIADQVPYPFDSADELLAQCAEHGLSIDELMMANECALRSKDEVEEYLDAVWTAMQECVQAGLEHSGTLPGGLKVPRRAASVYQSLLARPEAAMCDPLTVLDWVNLYALAVNEENAAGGRVVTAPTNGAAGIIPAVLHYATRFQPRRDEVHGVRGFLLTSAAIGSLYKKNASISGADVGCQGEVGVACSMAAGALAGYLGGSPSQVCNAAEIGMEHNLGLTCDPIGGLVQIPCIERNAMGSVKAINAARIAMRGDGHHIVSLDKVIRTMLSTGRDMMTKYKETARGGLAVNVVEC; this is encoded by the coding sequence ATGTACATTAGCGTCTTTGAACTCTTCTCGATCGGCATCGGCCCATCCAGCTCGCACACGGTCGGGCCGATGCGCGCAGCAGTGCGCTTTCTCGGCGGGCTCGCTGAAGGAGGCCTGACCGATCAGGTGGCGAGAGTGCGGGTGGATCTTTACGGATCGCTGGCATTGACCGGCAAGGGCCACGGTACAGACACTGCCGTGCTGATGGGGTTGGAGGGGAGTGAACCTGAGACGATCGACCCACGGGGTGTGCCTGAGCGAGAGGAGCGGATTCGCACCGAATGCACGCTCAAGCTGGGTGGGGAGCGGAAGGTGTTGTTCAACCCGAAGACAGACTTGCAGTTTTTGCGTGAGGAGGTGTTGGATGCGCACCCGAATGGGATGCGGTTTATCGCGTTGGATGGCGAGGGTGCCGAGCTGTTTGCGGAGACTTACTATTCGGTCGGTGGTGGTTTTGTTGTGCGGGAAGATGAGCTGGAGACAGTGGAGGAATCCGAGATTGCCGATCAGGTGCCGTATCCATTTGATTCGGCAGATGAGTTGTTGGCTCAGTGCGCCGAGCATGGTCTGAGCATCGACGAGTTGATGATGGCGAACGAATGCGCGCTGCGTTCCAAGGACGAGGTCGAGGAGTATCTCGACGCGGTTTGGACGGCGATGCAGGAATGTGTGCAGGCAGGTTTGGAGCACAGCGGAACATTGCCGGGCGGGCTGAAGGTGCCGCGACGCGCGGCGAGTGTGTACCAGTCGCTTTTGGCGCGGCCTGAGGCGGCGATGTGCGACCCGCTGACGGTGTTGGACTGGGTGAACTTGTACGCGCTGGCGGTGAACGAAGAGAATGCGGCCGGCGGCAGGGTGGTGACGGCTCCGACCAATGGAGCGGCTGGGATTATTCCGGCGGTGCTTCATTATGCGACCCGTTTCCAGCCACGCAGGGATGAAGTCCACGGGGTGCGTGGCTTTTTGCTGACCTCGGCGGCGATTGGCAGTCTTTACAAGAAGAACGCCTCGATTTCGGGCGCGGACGTGGGGTGCCAGGGAGAAGTGGGTGTGGCCTGTTCCATGGCGGCAGGGGCGTTGGCGGGATATCTTGGTGGGTCGCCGTCGCAGGTTTGTAATGCGGCGGAGATCGGGATGGAGCACAACCTGGGGCTGACGTGTGACCCAATTGGCGGGTTGGTTCAGATTCCGTGCATCGAGCGCAATGCGATGGGCTCGGTGAAAGCGATCAACGCGGCACGGATCGCGATGCGGGGCGATGGGCACCACATTGTCAGCCTGGACAAAGTGATCCGGACGATGCTTTCGACCGGGCGCGACATGATGACCAAGTACAAAGAGACGGCCCGCGGCGGCCTGGCGGTGAATGTGGTCGAGTGTTGA
- a CDS encoding cytochrome c biogenesis protein — MATQRTKLSKSTKITAWVLALITLVAVAKQMTSPRSTPESGPNFAEFGRIPVLKSGRIKPLDTLARNQLLAIHGKGVISGTDMAKKPAHATVKSGRMGRGDSWVLDRNAWLAEVLFDGPAAATRDIILVENDNVKALFGEEGSMEKRFSARTILAARDRINQLATTAAQKPKDRITTFDKQITAVAQRVGEFLNISSAIQPPGTAYYEATLQDFTRMMREASAAMQGVDLEGSDTDVANRLNEDQSLQIAKISQLMAMMQEIDSSNTALAMHPLPPLEAGADISQWRKAGAAAIAPERTKTEDAALMAWARIGDGYRAIAKDNGASFNQAVSDYLAWIDSQGFAATDKSQTEFWFNGADPFMISLVIYIIAGLIILAGWLIWREQLTVSAFWIIVIALIVHTIGIALRIYLSGRPPVTNLYSSAVFVGWGGAAVALLLEKGVLRNGIGSFVAACLGVLSLIIARQLSFDGDTMEVKQAVLDSNFWLTTHVIIITLGYSACFLAGFLGLIYGIANMISPNILGKDGNRALYASTYGIVCFALLFSFVGTVLGGIWADQSWGRFWGWDPKENGALIIVLWNALMLHARLGGICRDPGFMAMSILGIAITLWSWFGTNLLGVGLHSYGFREGALEALGWSCVAIVVMAGLTVVTHRKPTKA; from the coding sequence ATGGCTACGCAACGCACCAAGCTTTCCAAGTCCACCAAGATCACGGCATGGGTCCTCGCGCTCATCACATTGGTCGCCGTGGCAAAGCAAATGACATCGCCCCGCTCGACACCGGAATCCGGCCCGAACTTCGCTGAGTTTGGACGCATCCCTGTGCTCAAAAGCGGGCGCATCAAACCGCTCGACACCCTCGCCCGCAACCAACTGCTTGCCATCCACGGCAAGGGCGTAATTTCCGGCACCGACATGGCGAAAAAGCCAGCTCACGCCACGGTAAAGTCGGGTCGCATGGGCCGCGGCGACTCGTGGGTCCTCGACCGCAACGCCTGGCTCGCAGAAGTTCTCTTCGACGGCCCGGCCGCTGCCACCCGCGACATCATCCTGGTGGAAAACGACAACGTGAAGGCTCTCTTCGGCGAAGAGGGGTCGATGGAAAAACGCTTCAGCGCGCGCACCATCCTCGCCGCCCGCGACCGCATCAACCAGCTCGCCACCACCGCGGCCCAGAAGCCCAAGGACCGCATCACCACGTTCGACAAACAGATCACCGCCGTCGCCCAGCGCGTTGGTGAGTTTCTCAATATCAGCAGCGCCATCCAGCCACCCGGCACCGCCTACTACGAAGCCACACTACAGGACTTCACCCGCATGATGCGTGAGGCCTCCGCCGCCATGCAGGGCGTCGATTTGGAAGGTTCGGACACCGACGTCGCCAACCGCCTCAACGAAGACCAATCCCTCCAAATCGCCAAGATCAGCCAACTGATGGCGATGATGCAGGAGATCGATTCCTCCAACACCGCACTCGCCATGCACCCGCTGCCACCTCTGGAAGCAGGCGCCGACATCTCCCAATGGCGCAAAGCCGGTGCCGCCGCCATCGCCCCGGAGCGCACCAAAACCGAAGACGCCGCACTGATGGCATGGGCGCGCATCGGCGACGGCTACCGAGCCATCGCCAAGGACAATGGCGCATCGTTCAACCAGGCCGTTAGCGACTACCTCGCTTGGATCGACAGCCAAGGTTTTGCAGCCACCGACAAGTCCCAGACCGAGTTCTGGTTCAATGGGGCGGATCCCTTCATGATCTCACTGGTGATCTACATCATCGCCGGACTCATCATTCTGGCCGGTTGGCTGATCTGGCGTGAGCAGCTCACCGTCTCCGCCTTCTGGATCATCGTCATTGCCCTGATCGTCCACACCATCGGCATCGCATTGCGCATCTACCTCTCCGGCCGCCCGCCCGTGACCAACCTCTACTCGTCCGCCGTCTTCGTCGGCTGGGGTGGCGCTGCCGTCGCGCTTTTGTTGGAAAAGGGCGTCCTGCGCAATGGCATCGGCAGCTTCGTCGCAGCCTGCCTCGGCGTGCTTTCTCTCATCATCGCCCGCCAACTCTCGTTCGATGGCGACACCATGGAAGTGAAGCAAGCCGTGCTCGACAGCAACTTCTGGCTCACCACCCACGTCATCATCATCACCCTCGGCTATTCCGCCTGCTTCCTCGCCGGCTTCCTCGGCCTGATCTACGGCATCGCCAACATGATCAGCCCGAACATTCTCGGCAAGGACGGCAACCGTGCACTCTATGCCTCGACCTACGGCATCGTCTGCTTTGCTTTGTTGTTCTCGTTCGTGGGCACCGTGCTTGGTGGTATCTGGGCCGACCAAAGCTGGGGCCGTTTCTGGGGCTGGGACCCAAAGGAAAACGGCGCGCTCATCATCGTGCTGTGGAATGCCTTGATGCTTCACGCCCGACTCGGCGGCATCTGCCGGGACCCTGGGTTCATGGCAATGTCCATCCTCGGCATTGCTATCACGCTGTGGTCATGGTTCGGCACCAACCTCCTCGGTGTGGGTCTTCACTCGTACGGCTTCCGCGAAGGCGCACTGGAAGCCCTCGGCTGGTCGTGCGTGGCGATTGTCGTCATGGCCGGCCTGACCGTGGTGACCCACCGCAAGCCGACCAAGGCGTAA